The proteins below come from a single Prosthecobacter fusiformis genomic window:
- a CDS encoding type II toxin-antitoxin system VapC family toxin codes for MTVVVDINVLLDVFQRREPYYAASAAVLNQIMNGRMVGICPAHGLTTLFYLARRHGTQVDAEAVIDRVLEYFEVVSLDKSEWERARSLPMDDFEDAAIAVTAEKSGALFIVTRNEGDFVSSPVPAVSPASFLSRMS; via the coding sequence ATGACTGTCGTGGTGGACATCAATGTGCTGCTGGATGTCTTTCAAAGACGTGAGCCTTACTATGCGGCCTCAGCGGCTGTCCTCAATCAGATCATGAATGGAAGAATGGTGGGCATCTGCCCTGCACATGGATTGACCACCCTGTTTTATCTCGCCAGAAGACATGGCACTCAGGTAGATGCCGAAGCTGTGATTGATCGGGTGCTGGAATATTTCGAGGTTGTCTCTCTCGACAAGTCTGAATGGGAGCGCGCGAGGTCTCTGCCGATGGATGACTTTGAAGATGCCGCCATCGCCGTGACGGCAGAGAAAAGCGGAGCATTATTCATCGTCACACGAAATGAAGGAGACTTTGTCTCCTCCCCTGTCCCCGCCGTTTCTCCAGCCTCTTTTTTGAGCCGCATGAGTTGA
- the bioA gene encoding adenosylmethionine--8-amino-7-oxononanoate transaminase, with translation MTSLLQTEKRHLWHPFTPMQAWCDEAHDPLMLVSGHGCYLKDQHGNEYLDGNSSIWTNIHGHNHPTLNAAIRAQLDQVAHTSFLGFTHEPAIQLGQQLVDLLPGSALTRVFYSDNGSTAIESAIRMALQYWKQNGHPSRDTILAFDRAYHGDTLGAASVGGIPIFKGSGNDFGYRVQRVPTLDALLGLTEDEITRLSAVIIEPLIQGSAGMRLWPKGMLKALSDWCQKHDIFLILDEVMTGFGRTGKMFACQHEDVIPDFLCLAKGLTGGYLPMAATLTTQRVFEGFLGPGRAFYYGHSYTASQLGCAAALGSLQVFREEKLLETLPAKVQFFQNLLDTLRDLPSILEIRQCGLIAGIEIGPYAPEQMMGVKTCLAARPHGLLTRPVVDTLILMPPLAATQAQLTHMVLALRLAIQETAP, from the coding sequence ATGACCTCCCTTCTTCAGACAGAAAAACGCCACCTCTGGCATCCCTTCACCCCCATGCAGGCCTGGTGTGATGAGGCGCATGATCCCTTGATGCTCGTCTCCGGTCACGGCTGTTATTTGAAGGACCAGCACGGCAATGAATACCTGGACGGCAACAGCTCCATCTGGACAAACATCCATGGGCACAACCATCCCACGCTCAATGCCGCCATCCGGGCGCAGTTAGACCAGGTCGCTCACACCTCCTTCCTCGGTTTCACGCATGAGCCTGCCATCCAGCTCGGCCAGCAGCTGGTGGACCTGCTGCCCGGCAGCGCCCTGACCCGCGTCTTCTATTCGGACAACGGCTCCACCGCCATCGAAAGCGCCATCCGCATGGCCTTGCAGTACTGGAAACAAAACGGCCATCCGTCTCGCGATACCATCCTGGCTTTTGATCGCGCCTATCATGGCGATACCCTCGGTGCTGCCAGCGTCGGCGGCATCCCCATCTTCAAAGGCAGCGGCAATGACTTCGGCTATCGCGTTCAGCGCGTGCCCACCCTGGACGCCCTTCTTGGCCTAACCGAGGATGAAATAACCCGCCTCTCCGCCGTCATCATCGAGCCCCTGATCCAGGGCAGCGCAGGCATGCGCCTCTGGCCCAAAGGCATGTTAAAAGCCCTCAGCGACTGGTGTCAAAAGCACGACATCTTCCTCATCCTGGATGAAGTCATGACCGGCTTTGGCCGCACCGGAAAAATGTTCGCCTGCCAGCATGAGGACGTCATTCCGGATTTCCTCTGCTTGGCCAAAGGCCTCACCGGCGGTTACCTGCCCATGGCCGCCACCCTCACCACCCAGCGTGTCTTTGAAGGCTTCCTTGGCCCCGGCCGCGCCTTTTATTACGGTCATAGTTATACCGCCAGCCAGCTCGGCTGCGCCGCCGCCCTCGGCAGCCTCCAGGTTTTCCGCGAGGAAAAGCTCCTCGAGACACTCCCTGCCAAAGTCCAGTTCTTCCAAAACCTCCTCGATACCCTTCGCGATCTCCCCAGCATCCTGGAAATCCGCCAATGCGGCCTGATCGCCGGCATCGAGATCGGCCCCTACGCCCCCGAGCAAATGATGGGCGTCAAGACCTGCCTCGCCGCCCGTCCCCACGGCCTCCTCACCCGTCCCGTTGTGGATACCCTCATCCTCATGCCCCCGCTGGCTGCCACCCAGGCCCAGCTCACCCACATGGTCCTCGCCCTCCGCCTCGCCATCCAAGAAACCGCCCCCTAA
- a CDS encoding TIGR02206 family membrane protein — MSAPFQAFGSTHLTVLALCAVALMFLAGLRRWQPGAAQVAERVLALMLLMTWPMATVSHWRLGTLSWDTGLPLHFCDVAGIAGGIALLTRNRLAAEIVYFFGLAGTLQGLITPNLAVDFPDARFLVFFVLHGGVVVTALHVVTALKCPPRAWAVPRMVGLTLGYALVVGGVNAALNSNFAFLCRKPEQASLMDVLGPWPWYIGSLVVLCGIFYSVLYAPFFIARRVRAQGEVSEG, encoded by the coding sequence ATGTCTGCTCCTTTTCAAGCTTTTGGCTCGACCCACCTGACTGTGCTGGCTCTGTGCGCTGTGGCGCTGATGTTTCTGGCGGGGCTGCGCAGGTGGCAGCCGGGGGCGGCGCAGGTGGCGGAGCGGGTGCTGGCGCTGATGCTGCTGATGACGTGGCCGATGGCGACGGTCTCCCACTGGCGGCTGGGGACGCTGAGCTGGGACACGGGGCTGCCGCTGCATTTCTGCGATGTGGCGGGAATCGCGGGGGGAATCGCGCTGCTGACGAGGAACCGGCTGGCGGCGGAGATCGTGTATTTTTTTGGCCTGGCGGGGACGCTGCAGGGGCTGATCACGCCGAACCTGGCGGTGGACTTTCCGGATGCGCGGTTCCTGGTTTTCTTTGTGCTGCATGGCGGGGTGGTGGTGACGGCGCTGCATGTGGTGACGGCGCTGAAGTGCCCGCCGCGGGCCTGGGCGGTGCCGCGAATGGTGGGGCTGACGCTGGGCTATGCGCTGGTGGTGGGCGGGGTGAATGCGGCGCTGAACAGCAATTTCGCCTTTCTATGCCGGAAGCCAGAGCAGGCGAGCCTGATGGATGTGCTGGGGCCGTGGCCGTGGTACATCGGCAGCCTGGTGGTGCTGTGCGGGATTTTTTACAGCGTTTTATATGCGCCTTTTTTCATCGCCCGCCGGGTGCGTGCCCAGGGTGAGGTGAGTGAAGGGTGA
- a CDS encoding DUF3592 domain-containing protein, whose translation MSSRHTASGDTFLIPFGLIFLLAGLGVGYFYYDLLSRWYSARHWVQVPCIIESSALRDHMETRPASTTEHDTLMNEAMATYAYEYEGRPYQGTEVALSGGADNFGDYQQRVSQILDDHRTSGTPYRCFVNPDDPTQAVIFRDARWTLLLFISIFPLLFPLVGGITATMGLLGRSENKRVRGYQTKYPDQPWRWKSAWGPEWMPPKNAGRTWIWVTIATWMSILWLPMLYALVVDGDISLSSPISLLPFLTLVPILFVSRAALRRILEKRYGQILLHVEPRPITPGSTLNAWLAIPQNLPLGQHEHMQAQIRCIREVTTRSGKNTTVNREVLWSDHQSLPLAEATREARGSRLPVTFTLPAGLPAMPVALADVGWHDASQHLWELELTAPRLTRPMVYDLPVFQTDTASSSTPVTSTATSSPTTHPLDLDADELTLHLARHHITAVFDSRQLPVSFDLSPRRYATVRLFLICFTSFWSLAFLILLNTDAPGLFPLIWGVTSAMLWALIVMQLRRQRLQFSDTGVDITWSLGPWSGRRSYEKRHLVQFQHRINMTSGATAYHVVSAETIFGKKVTLIDGIPSSLVVENLCRLLEAWRKQA comes from the coding sequence ATGTCCTCCCGCCATACCGCCTCCGGGGATACCTTCCTCATCCCCTTCGGCCTCATCTTCCTCCTCGCAGGTCTCGGCGTCGGTTACTTTTATTACGATCTCCTCAGCCGCTGGTACTCCGCGCGGCATTGGGTGCAGGTGCCCTGCATCATCGAATCCAGCGCCCTCCGGGACCACATGGAAACCCGCCCCGCCTCCACCACGGAGCACGATACCCTCATGAATGAGGCCATGGCCACCTATGCCTATGAATACGAGGGCCGCCCCTACCAGGGCACCGAGGTCGCCCTCAGCGGCGGGGCAGATAACTTTGGCGACTACCAGCAGCGCGTCTCCCAGATCCTGGATGACCACCGCACCTCCGGGACACCCTACCGCTGCTTCGTCAATCCGGACGATCCCACCCAGGCCGTCATCTTTCGGGATGCCCGCTGGACCCTCCTCCTCTTCATCAGCATCTTCCCCCTCCTCTTCCCGCTTGTCGGCGGCATCACCGCCACCATGGGCCTGCTGGGCCGGTCAGAAAACAAACGCGTCAGGGGTTATCAGACCAAGTATCCAGACCAGCCCTGGCGGTGGAAATCCGCCTGGGGTCCAGAATGGATGCCGCCAAAGAATGCCGGCCGCACCTGGATCTGGGTCACCATCGCCACCTGGATGTCCATCCTCTGGCTGCCCATGCTCTATGCCCTCGTCGTGGATGGAGACATCAGCCTGTCCAGCCCCATCAGCCTCCTGCCTTTTCTCACCCTCGTTCCCATCCTCTTCGTCTCCCGCGCCGCCCTCCGCCGCATCTTGGAAAAACGCTATGGCCAGATCCTCCTCCATGTGGAGCCGCGCCCCATCACCCCCGGCAGCACCCTGAATGCCTGGCTCGCCATCCCGCAAAACTTGCCGTTAGGCCAGCATGAGCACATGCAGGCGCAGATACGCTGCATTCGGGAGGTCACCACCCGCTCTGGAAAAAACACCACCGTCAACCGCGAGGTCCTCTGGTCAGACCATCAATCCCTCCCCCTCGCCGAGGCCACGCGCGAGGCCCGTGGCAGCCGCCTGCCCGTCACCTTCACCCTCCCCGCCGGTTTGCCCGCCATGCCAGTGGCCCTGGCCGATGTCGGCTGGCACGATGCCAGCCAGCACCTCTGGGAGCTGGAGCTCACCGCCCCGCGCCTCACCCGGCCCATGGTGTATGACCTGCCCGTTTTCCAGACCGACACCGCTTCCTCGTCCACCCCCGTCACCTCCACAGCCACCTCTTCCCCCACCACCCACCCGCTGGATCTGGATGCGGATGAGCTCACCCTCCACCTCGCCCGCCATCACATCACCGCGGTTTTTGATTCCCGCCAGCTCCCCGTCAGTTTTGACCTCAGCCCCCGCCGCTACGCCACCGTCCGCCTCTTTTTGATCTGCTTCACCTCCTTCTGGTCCCTCGCCTTCCTCATCCTGCTGAATACGGATGCCCCCGGCCTCTTTCCCCTCATCTGGGGCGTCACATCCGCCATGCTCTGGGCTCTCATCGTCATGCAATTGCGCCGCCAGCGCCTCCAGTTCAGTGACACCGGCGTGGACATCACCTGGTCCCTCGGCCCCTGGAGCGGACGCCGCAGTTATGAAAAACGTCACCTCGTCCAGTTTCAGCACCGCATCAACATGACCTCCGGTGCCACCGCCTATCACGTCGTCTCGGCCGAGACCATCTTTGGCAAAAAAGTCACCCTCATCGATGGCATCCCCAGTTCCCTCGTCGTGGAAAATCTCTGCCGCCTCCTGGAGGCCTGGCGTAAGCAGGCTTGA
- a CDS encoding M20 family metallopeptidase, whose amino-acid sequence MNPQPANVIELCQALVRIPSVNPDGDPGCDQTGEAACATYVGQFLAASGATVQLEEVEPGRPNVIGRFPTRPSADGKPKPRIVFAPHTDTVSVGGMTIDPFGGDLRDDRIWGRGASDTKGPMAAMLWALYEMRADIPSLPVEVHFAGFMSEESAQLGSQHFARTHGPYDFALIGEPTGMRTVHKHKGCLWADVHTTGVAVHGSIPEKGVNAIVKMASLIHALDIEFRQVLKDTGGEDEWLGFSTINLGMIRGGTRSNIVADQCVLRVDMRTTPGLARAGGAVAVLTEFVRQRDATASVVPLPETFPLNTDATNPFVQRLVECGSSVTGAPWFCDAAFLAAGGTPAVAIGPGGIAQAHTKDEHIAVSDLQDGVNFFVKFLKSWQV is encoded by the coding sequence ATGAATCCACAACCGGCGAACGTCATCGAACTGTGTCAGGCTCTCGTTCGCATCCCCTCCGTGAATCCCGATGGCGATCCCGGTTGTGACCAGACCGGTGAAGCCGCCTGCGCCACCTACGTCGGCCAGTTCCTCGCCGCCAGCGGAGCCACCGTCCAGCTTGAGGAAGTCGAGCCTGGCCGCCCCAACGTCATCGGCCGTTTTCCCACCCGCCCTTCCGCCGATGGCAAGCCGAAGCCGCGCATCGTCTTCGCCCCCCATACCGATACCGTCAGCGTCGGCGGCATGACCATTGATCCCTTCGGTGGCGACCTCCGCGATGACCGCATCTGGGGCCGGGGTGCCAGCGATACCAAAGGCCCCATGGCCGCCATGCTCTGGGCCCTTTATGAAATGCGTGCAGACATCCCCTCCCTGCCCGTGGAGGTCCACTTCGCCGGTTTCATGTCGGAGGAGTCCGCCCAGCTCGGCTCCCAGCACTTCGCCCGCACCCACGGCCCGTATGATTTCGCCCTCATCGGCGAGCCCACCGGCATGCGCACCGTGCATAAGCACAAAGGCTGCCTCTGGGCGGATGTCCACACCACCGGCGTCGCCGTCCACGGATCCATTCCTGAAAAAGGCGTCAATGCCATCGTCAAAATGGCCTCCCTCATCCACGCTCTCGATATCGAATTCCGCCAGGTCCTCAAAGACACCGGCGGGGAGGATGAATGGCTCGGCTTCAGCACCATCAATCTCGGCATGATCCGGGGCGGCACCCGCTCCAACATCGTCGCGGACCAGTGTGTCCTCCGGGTGGACATGCGCACCACCCCCGGCCTCGCCCGCGCAGGCGGTGCCGTCGCCGTTTTGACAGAATTTGTTAGGCAGCGCGATGCCACCGCCAGCGTCGTCCCCCTGCCGGAAACCTTCCCGCTGAATACCGATGCCACGAACCCCTTCGTCCAGCGTCTGGTTGAATGCGGCTCCTCCGTCACCGGCGCACCCTGGTTCTGTGATGCCGCCTTCCTCGCCGCCGGTGGCACACCCGCCGTCGCCATCGGCCCCGGCGGCATCGCCCAGGCCCATACCAAGGATGAACACATCGCCGTGTCCGACCTCCAGGATGGCGTGAACTTCTTTGTGAAGTTCCTCAAAAGCTGGCAGGTCTAA
- a CDS encoding 3D domain-containing protein, whose amino-acid sequence MCTQSLAGEVKIPATTTPQGTPGQILHGIRTTAYTHSEADHIKYGSRTAVGTTLKYGQLRSAAADWSVYPVGTVFQIQGDSALYIVDDYGSALVGTRTIDLYKPSSYSMNVWGVRKVDIRILKWGCFAKSLAILKPRQSKASHVREMVSRLVSRPA is encoded by the coding sequence TTGTGCACTCAATCCCTCGCGGGAGAAGTCAAAATTCCAGCCACAACAACGCCCCAGGGCACACCAGGTCAGATCCTCCATGGCATCCGCACCACCGCCTACACCCACAGTGAGGCGGACCATATCAAATATGGATCGCGCACAGCCGTCGGCACCACCCTGAAATACGGCCAGCTTCGCAGCGCTGCTGCTGACTGGTCCGTTTATCCGGTCGGCACCGTCTTCCAGATCCAGGGAGACAGCGCCCTCTACATCGTGGATGACTACGGCTCCGCCCTCGTCGGCACACGCACCATTGATCTCTACAAACCTTCCAGTTATTCCATGAATGTCTGGGGTGTTCGCAAGGTCGATATCCGCATCCTCAAATGGGGTTGCTTTGCCAAAAGCCTCGCCATCCTGAAGCCCCGCCAGTCCAAGGCCTCCCACGTCCGCGAAATGGTCTCCCGTCTCGTCTCACGTCCCGCCTAA
- a CDS encoding ThuA domain-containing protein, whose product MKAILLPLFALGIAAVFSLAADPASAPPLKVLMVTGGCCHDYENQKMILAEGLSARVNVEFTVIHEEGPDGKKDKTHKVSIYEKADWAKGYDVVLHNECFGGITDVEFVNRIAKPHHDGVPAVMLHCSAHSYRAAATDEWRKCVGQTSMSHEKNRDLTVKNVAPEHPVMKGFPMEWVNKKDELYKNEKLWENFVPLAKAYGEDTKQDHFLIWVNTYGTGKVFGTTMGHGNETMSDPVFLDLVARGLLWSCGKLTDEGKPVAGYESKQK is encoded by the coding sequence ATGAAAGCTATCCTGCTCCCGTTATTCGCCCTCGGCATTGCTGCCGTTTTTTCCTTGGCTGCTGATCCTGCCTCCGCTCCACCGCTGAAGGTGCTGATGGTGACCGGCGGCTGCTGCCACGACTATGAGAACCAAAAGATGATCCTGGCCGAAGGGCTGAGCGCACGCGTGAATGTGGAGTTCACCGTCATTCACGAAGAAGGGCCCGATGGCAAAAAGGACAAGACGCACAAGGTGAGCATTTATGAGAAGGCGGACTGGGCCAAGGGCTACGATGTGGTGCTGCACAATGAGTGCTTCGGCGGTATCACGGATGTGGAGTTTGTGAACCGCATCGCCAAGCCGCATCATGACGGTGTGCCTGCGGTGATGCTGCATTGCTCCGCCCACAGCTACCGCGCGGCAGCGACGGATGAATGGCGCAAGTGCGTGGGCCAGACGTCCATGAGCCACGAAAAAAACCGTGACCTGACGGTGAAGAATGTGGCCCCGGAGCATCCGGTGATGAAGGGCTTCCCGATGGAGTGGGTGAATAAGAAGGATGAGCTGTACAAGAATGAGAAGCTTTGGGAAAACTTCGTCCCGCTGGCGAAGGCCTATGGCGAAGACACGAAGCAGGATCATTTCCTGATCTGGGTGAATACGTATGGCACGGGGAAGGTCTTTGGCACGACGATGGGCCACGGCAATGAGACGATGAGCGACCCGGTGTTCCTGGATCTGGTGGCGCGTGGTCTGCTGTGGTCCTGCGGTAAGCTGACGGATGAAGGCAAGCCGGTGGCGGGATATGAGTCGAAGCAGAAGTAA
- a CDS encoding RsmB/NOP family class I SAM-dependent RNA methyltransferase, whose protein sequence is MKLHYHLIAQIISSLRDVFVDRRYADKVVEYAFKRHPKWGSRDRKLFAEAVYEIVRHWRWYWYLAGQPDAEHAQREAITMERLWHVWAAYWVMAEHELPFFDEVGAVRRAYILERAKADVSPALRASIPDWMEKRLGDELGAAWPAIRETLNKPADVYLRVNTLKTERRSLKTRLAQEGFITDGIKEIPTALHLRQRYNVFGMAAFKEGLFEVQDASSQCVAPFLQVEPGMKVVDACAGAGGKTLHLGALMQNKGKIIALDVHDWKLAELRKRTARAGVDVAETRVIEGTKTLKRLAGYADRLLLDVPCSGLGVLRRNPDAKWKLSNEEIDRLIIEQQDILSRYSALVKPGGKMVYATCSILPGENEQQVQKFLSTRGDEWTLEEEMKINPAETGHDGFYAARLVRKKEEPKAAPAIVEEAAVLPPVEPEVSKDDLPAQSD, encoded by the coding sequence GTGAAACTGCATTACCACCTCATCGCCCAGATTATCAGCTCCCTGCGGGACGTCTTTGTGGACAGACGCTATGCCGACAAGGTGGTGGAGTATGCTTTTAAACGGCATCCGAAGTGGGGGAGCCGGGACCGGAAGCTGTTCGCGGAGGCGGTGTATGAGATCGTGCGCCACTGGCGCTGGTACTGGTATCTGGCGGGGCAGCCGGATGCGGAGCATGCGCAGCGGGAGGCGATCACGATGGAGCGGCTATGGCATGTGTGGGCGGCGTACTGGGTGATGGCGGAGCATGAACTGCCGTTTTTCGATGAGGTGGGTGCGGTGCGCCGGGCTTACATCCTGGAGCGGGCGAAGGCAGATGTGTCCCCTGCCCTGCGCGCCTCCATCCCGGACTGGATGGAAAAAAGGCTGGGCGATGAGCTGGGTGCGGCCTGGCCGGCCATCCGCGAGACGCTGAATAAGCCGGCGGATGTGTATCTGCGGGTGAATACGCTGAAGACGGAGCGCCGGAGCCTGAAGACACGGCTGGCGCAGGAAGGCTTCATCACGGATGGGATCAAGGAGATCCCGACGGCGCTGCATCTGCGGCAGCGTTACAATGTGTTTGGCATGGCGGCTTTCAAAGAGGGGCTTTTTGAAGTGCAGGATGCGTCCTCCCAATGCGTGGCGCCTTTCCTCCAGGTGGAGCCAGGGATGAAGGTGGTGGATGCGTGCGCGGGGGCGGGCGGCAAGACGCTGCACCTGGGTGCGCTGATGCAGAACAAGGGCAAGATCATCGCCCTGGATGTGCATGACTGGAAGCTGGCGGAGCTGCGCAAGCGGACGGCCCGCGCCGGTGTGGATGTGGCGGAGACGCGCGTCATCGAAGGCACAAAGACGCTGAAGCGCCTGGCGGGGTATGCGGACCGGCTTTTGCTGGATGTGCCCTGCTCCGGCCTGGGGGTGCTGAGGCGGAACCCGGATGCGAAGTGGAAGCTGAGCAATGAGGAGATCGACCGACTGATCATTGAGCAGCAGGACATCCTGAGCCGCTACAGTGCGCTGGTGAAACCGGGGGGCAAGATGGTGTATGCCACCTGCTCTATCCTGCCGGGTGAGAATGAGCAGCAGGTGCAAAAATTCCTGAGCACGCGCGGGGATGAATGGACGCTGGAGGAGGAGATGAAGATCAACCCTGCGGAGACGGGGCATGATGGTTTTTATGCGGCGCGTCTGGTGCGGAAAAAGGAGGAGCCAAAAGCTGCGCCTGCCATTGTGGAGGAAGCTGCAGTGCTGCCGCCGGTGGAGCCAGAGGTGTCCAAAGATGATCTTCCTGCACAATCTGATTGA
- a CDS encoding type II toxin-antitoxin system RelE/ParE family toxin, translating into MKILWHKAAVFELEEAALYYGGVDDELGLRFTAAAEVAIAEIKARPEMRRKFDGEARKARLKRFPYAVVYWIEDGMLRIIAVMHLHREPGYWHGRLRD; encoded by the coding sequence ATGAAGATCCTCTGGCATAAGGCCGCAGTTTTTGAACTGGAAGAAGCGGCGCTTTATTATGGCGGTGTGGATGATGAGTTGGGCCTGCGGTTCACCGCTGCTGCCGAAGTGGCCATCGCTGAGATCAAGGCACGGCCGGAGATGAGGCGGAAGTTCGACGGGGAAGCCCGCAAGGCCCGCTTGAAAAGATTTCCCTATGCTGTGGTTTACTGGATAGAGGATGGGATGCTGCGGATCATCGCCGTCATGCATCTGCATCGGGAGCCGGGTTACTGGCATGGGCGGCTGAGGGATTAA
- a CDS encoding addiction module protein: protein MTASFDTVLEYALQLPAEDRSRIASRLIESVDEADDVEMSPAWKAEIESRMESIREGTATLIPHDEVMAEVHRKLAAQRAGRSA, encoded by the coding sequence ATGACAGCGAGCTTTGACACCGTTCTTGAATACGCACTTCAGTTGCCTGCCGAGGATCGTTCACGCATCGCTTCCCGTTTGATTGAAAGCGTGGATGAAGCTGATGATGTGGAGATGAGTCCGGCCTGGAAGGCGGAGATTGAGAGCCGCATGGAATCCATCCGTGAGGGAACTGCCACACTGATTCCTCATGATGAGGTTATGGCTGAAGTTCATCGCAAACTTGCTGCCCAGCGTGCTGGCAGATCTGCATGA